One window of the Halobacillus litoralis genome contains the following:
- a CDS encoding HI0074 family nucleotidyltransferase substrate-binding subunit, producing the protein MERLRQRLEAAEKALASFEKLANLENPNDVERDAAIQRFEFSFEASWKAAKQYLYDIEGVDVGSPKSVIRSCREVHLLEDEEAVLALEMVNDRNLTVHTYNEEVAIKIHKNLAKYNNLLHQWVERMNGKVME; encoded by the coding sequence ATGGAAAGATTACGCCAAAGATTAGAAGCAGCAGAAAAAGCGTTGGCTTCCTTTGAAAAGCTAGCTAACCTTGAAAACCCGAACGATGTGGAACGAGATGCAGCGATTCAACGATTTGAATTTTCTTTCGAGGCTAGTTGGAAAGCGGCTAAGCAATATTTATATGACATAGAAGGGGTAGATGTCGGCTCTCCGAAGAGCGTCATTCGCAGTTGCAGGGAGGTCCACTTGTTGGAGGATGAGGAGGCCGTTCTAGCTTTGGAAATGGTCAATGATCGTAATTTGACCGTCCATACCTATAATGAAGAAGTGGCCATTAAAATCCACAAAAATTTGGCCAAGTATAATAACCTTCTCCATCAATGGGTTGAACGGATGAATGGGAAAGTGATGGAATAG
- a CDS encoding nucleotidyltransferase family protein, with protein MGVPAYLRQQILEQLKSILNEQLGKEKARVYLFGSWARQEEKHSSDIDIAIESHSPISPFKWNKLIEQIEESTIPYKVDVVDLHDAKEVLVQHVKEEGILWKDYAKD; from the coding sequence ATGGGAGTTCCTGCATATTTACGGCAGCAAATTCTAGAACAACTCAAGTCGATTTTGAATGAACAACTCGGCAAGGAAAAAGCGCGTGTTTACTTATTTGGTTCCTGGGCCCGACAGGAAGAAAAACATAGTTCGGATATCGACATCGCTATCGAATCCCACTCCCCGATCTCTCCTTTTAAATGGAACAAACTGATCGAGCAAATTGAAGAGTCTACCATCCCTTACAAGGTAGATGTAGTGGATTTACATGATGCCAAAGAAGTTCTAGTCCAACATGTGAAAGAGGAGGGGATTTTATGGAAAGATTACGCCAAAGATTAG
- the istB gene encoding IS21-like element helper ATPase IstB — protein MTTNLLVERLEEIGWHHTADQIDGLLEDASKNNVPYSDFLITLLSQEIEQKEKAALDKRLKKAKLPYIKSIHDFDFSFQPSIDERRVKEVLSGRYIHNGDNILLLGPPGVGKTHLAISMAFEAITNGHQALFITANDFIAECQKAEKQGLIQRIIKRYSRPELLIIDELGYFSFDELSAHTLFQIISRRYEHGAMIITSNKSYVEWGKIFGDEVLATAILDRLIHHSTTFNIKGDSYRLREKKKAGIQPANIR, from the coding sequence ATGACCACAAACCTTTTAGTTGAACGCTTAGAAGAAATCGGTTGGCATCACACCGCCGATCAAATAGATGGCCTGCTTGAAGACGCATCTAAAAATAATGTACCATATTCGGACTTCTTAATCACGCTATTATCACAAGAAATCGAACAGAAGGAAAAGGCAGCTTTAGATAAGCGTCTTAAAAAAGCAAAGCTTCCCTACATTAAAAGTATTCATGACTTCGACTTTAGTTTTCAACCGAGTATAGATGAACGAAGAGTTAAAGAAGTGTTATCGGGTCGATATATCCATAATGGAGATAATATCCTACTCCTTGGACCACCAGGAGTAGGAAAGACACATTTAGCCATTTCCATGGCTTTTGAAGCTATCACGAACGGACACCAAGCACTTTTTATTACAGCCAATGATTTTATCGCTGAATGCCAAAAGGCAGAAAAACAAGGGTTAATCCAACGGATTATTAAAAGGTATAGCCGCCCAGAATTACTAATTATTGATGAACTAGGTTACTTTAGTTTCGATGAACTCAGCGCACACACACTTTTCCAAATCATATCAAGAAGATACGAACATGGAGCAATGATTATTACTTCAAATAAATCGTACGTTGAATGGGGAAAGATCTTTGGAGATGAAGTTTTAGCAACGGCCATCTTGGATCGTCTAATCCACCATTCCACGACCTTTAATATTAAAGGAGACTCTTATCGTCTGAGGGAAAAGAAAAAGGCCGGCATCCAGCCAGCCAATATTCGCTGA
- the istA gene encoding IS21 family transposase — translation MIKIGEFIMIRELFQKGWSITAISKETGFDPKTIRKYIKSEELPRMKKVPSKGSKLDPFKDYLEKRMKEGTTNCTVLLDEIISMGYEGKMTILRDFIRPYRVRPKKQATIRYETPPGKQAQMDWGHIGKFAVDGEIKDIYAFVILLSYSRLKYVEFTDSMDLETLMKCHMNAFAYFNGVPEQILYDNMKTAVIRHSPVEIRFNRKFEEFLAYYGIVPKACKPHRPQTKGKVENVVGYLKKNFLQRKHEPTLKALNEDVRVWLDQVANRKVHQTTLESPHNRFQHEQKHLMTSNTKPLFPIHHWEIRKVSKDCFVSYLGKRYSVPFRYVGQELKIKETLDHHLEIYDHYECVAKHPIMTGKVRDHINLKHYKGLQTTTDGLPTHSRLQSPDIEVEQRSLQIYEQLEGGDQS, via the coding sequence ATGATCAAGATTGGGGAATTCATTATGATTAGAGAACTATTTCAAAAAGGGTGGTCAATCACAGCTATCTCTAAAGAGACTGGCTTTGACCCTAAAACTATTAGGAAGTACATAAAATCTGAAGAGTTACCAAGGATGAAGAAAGTACCAAGTAAAGGTAGTAAGCTAGATCCCTTCAAAGATTACTTAGAGAAACGCATGAAGGAAGGTACCACGAACTGCACCGTATTATTAGATGAAATTATATCTATGGGGTACGAGGGCAAAATGACAATCCTCCGGGATTTCATTCGACCATATCGGGTGCGACCAAAAAAGCAAGCTACCATAAGATACGAGACTCCTCCTGGAAAACAAGCTCAAATGGATTGGGGACACATTGGTAAATTCGCAGTTGATGGTGAAATAAAGGATATTTATGCTTTTGTGATTTTACTGAGTTATTCGAGGCTTAAATATGTAGAGTTTACGGACAGCATGGATTTAGAAACGTTAATGAAGTGCCATATGAATGCTTTTGCTTATTTCAATGGAGTGCCTGAGCAAATTTTGTATGACAATATGAAAACTGCTGTTATCAGGCATAGCCCAGTCGAAATAAGATTCAATCGGAAGTTCGAAGAATTTTTAGCTTACTATGGAATTGTTCCAAAGGCATGTAAACCACACCGACCACAAACAAAGGGAAAAGTAGAAAATGTTGTTGGATATTTAAAGAAGAACTTTTTGCAGCGCAAGCATGAACCTACGTTAAAAGCTTTAAATGAAGATGTAAGAGTGTGGTTAGATCAAGTAGCAAACCGTAAGGTTCATCAGACAACGCTCGAATCACCTCATAATCGTTTCCAGCATGAACAGAAGCATTTGATGACGTCAAATACGAAACCATTGTTTCCTATTCATCATTGGGAAATTAGGAAAGTGAGTAAGGATTGCTTTGTTTCCTATCTCGGTAAAAGGTATTCCGTACCTTTTCGGTACGTTGGACAAGAGTTGAAGATAAAAGAAACATTAGATCATCATTTAGAAATTTATGACCATTATGAATGTGTGGCTAAACATCCTATTATGACTGGTAAGGTAAGAGACCATATAAACCTTAAACATTATAAAGGACTGCAAACGACTACTGATGGTTTGCCGACCCACAGCCGTTTACAGTCCCCTGATATTGAAGTAGAACAACGTTCCCTTCAAATTTATGAGCAACTAGAAGGAGGTGATCAATCATGA
- a CDS encoding DEAD/DEAH box helicase family protein, translated as MTNHKNEIPFQKKLVLNKYFLNYFGFNSFNDIRKYFSDPLHEGISTEGESKFFNEYWKIFSEAPKTITKEDFAEYDQNLISHLKKINKNRKDKITLKYFQYFSLIFVEAYLDNFFANPTKLKHSLNSELNKQNEELGLKYSEYNDLNKLAIWSATGSGKTLLMHFNYFQIKYFLNKYNTKFDGSYILLTPSESLSSQHLDEYRDSSIQAERYIKDDVKLFSNADDIQVVENSKIGEKDIKETVAVSRFGNKNILFVDEGHRGSSGDSWYKYRNSLCSNGFSFEYSATFSQAVSKKRVLEEEYAKCILFDYSYKNFYEDGYGKDYSILNVPEKLESNLEIKYLIASLLSYYQQKKIYLDKKDIMFDYNIENPLLVFVGGNVTAREANSDVIEIVNFLSYFINNSEDSILAIHEILHGEAGLIDNRENDIFSGRFSYLVSKNLTPDEIYDDILSIIFHTDIRGHTLQVDNPTAVEGELRLKIGMNSSFGVINVGNDKNVLGIFEKLGITTNQVHFTDSLFDTINNKKSTINILIGSKKFSEGWNSWRVSTMGLMNVGQKEGSQIIQLFGRGVRLKGRNRDGKYSLKRSSAYHSDFRFEPKLPIEDMQLLSIVETLNIFGLRANYMQQFKNYLSNEGLHSENKTYEIVIPTVRTNYPKEKIKTIRVKNNLNFLKDAPAPAFNQYLAKPIILDTYGKVQFETSLNYKKYNGAQKELGKLDSRHYFGMDFEKIYFDLLDYKKEKKYWNVIFSLSDVEKILKNNSWYKLYIPKSELAVKLFKDFERFNRIGLSLMKKYIDKIYTVSKKKFEAPLLEYAPLRTNDPNFIDEYNVIIEDYESSLSSKNMLDNLREAIINDQFEQYKGISKVQGLEWIELKESLFNPLFYTAKDITDIKFVPTSLVESEWQFLKYYQTYKLKHEQFFKHREIYLIRNASRKGIGFFDDEGFYPDFIMWVFDRENEYIFFIEPHSLQYEDIINSAKINFSEKIKSLQNSIKISEGERPILESFIISPTPYESLFNPNGITKQELNDKNVLFFEDGEFVMEQILAKLHTDINS; from the coding sequence TTGACTAATCATAAGAATGAAATTCCATTTCAAAAAAAGCTCGTGTTAAATAAATACTTTTTGAATTATTTTGGTTTCAATTCTTTTAATGACATTAGAAAATATTTTTCAGACCCTCTACATGAAGGTATATCAACCGAAGGTGAATCAAAATTCTTTAATGAATATTGGAAAATATTTTCTGAAGCACCGAAGACTATTACAAAAGAAGATTTTGCTGAGTATGATCAAAACTTGATTTCTCATCTAAAAAAGATAAATAAAAATAGAAAAGATAAAATTACTCTCAAGTATTTTCAATATTTTTCTCTAATTTTTGTCGAAGCTTATTTGGATAATTTTTTTGCTAATCCGACCAAACTTAAACACTCATTAAACTCTGAATTGAATAAACAAAATGAGGAGCTTGGACTTAAATATTCCGAATATAATGATTTAAACAAATTAGCAATTTGGAGTGCAACTGGCAGTGGAAAAACCCTCCTAATGCATTTCAACTATTTTCAAATAAAATATTTCTTAAATAAATATAATACAAAATTTGATGGATCATATATTTTATTAACTCCTAGTGAATCACTGTCAAGTCAGCATTTAGATGAATACAGAGATTCATCAATTCAAGCTGAACGATATATAAAAGATGATGTAAAATTGTTCAGTAATGCAGATGATATTCAAGTGGTTGAAAATTCTAAGATAGGAGAAAAAGATATAAAGGAAACTGTTGCTGTCTCTAGGTTTGGTAATAAAAATATATTATTTGTCGATGAAGGTCATCGAGGATCTTCTGGTGATAGTTGGTATAAATATAGAAATTCGTTATGTAGTAATGGTTTTTCATTTGAATATTCAGCAACATTCAGTCAAGCAGTAAGTAAGAAAAGGGTACTGGAGGAAGAATACGCTAAATGTATCCTATTTGATTATTCTTATAAGAACTTTTACGAAGATGGATACGGTAAGGATTATAGTATCTTAAATGTTCCAGAAAAACTGGAAAGCAATCTTGAAATAAAATACTTAATTGCTTCATTATTAAGCTATTATCAACAGAAGAAAATATACCTAGATAAAAAAGATATTATGTTTGATTATAATATTGAAAATCCATTATTAGTTTTTGTTGGCGGTAATGTAACTGCAAGAGAGGCAAATAGTGATGTTATAGAAATTGTCAATTTTCTCTCATATTTCATAAATAATTCTGAGGATAGTATTTTAGCAATTCACGAAATACTCCATGGGGAAGCAGGTCTTATAGATAATAGGGAGAATGATATCTTCTCTGGAAGATTTAGTTACCTAGTATCAAAGAATCTAACACCTGACGAAATTTACGATGATATATTATCAATTATATTCCATACAGATATTAGAGGACATACTCTCCAGGTAGATAATCCCACCGCAGTCGAAGGGGAGCTTCGTTTAAAAATTGGTATGAATTCTTCATTTGGAGTAATTAATGTAGGAAATGATAAGAATGTATTGGGAATATTTGAAAAATTAGGTATAACTACTAATCAAGTACATTTTACAGATTCTCTTTTCGATACCATTAATAATAAAAAAAGCACAATAAATATTTTAATTGGATCCAAGAAGTTTTCAGAAGGATGGAATAGTTGGCGAGTATCTACAATGGGGTTAATGAATGTAGGTCAAAAAGAAGGAAGCCAAATTATACAATTATTTGGAAGAGGGGTTAGGTTAAAAGGTAGGAACAGAGATGGAAAATATAGTTTAAAAAGAAGCAGTGCCTACCATAGTGATTTTAGATTTGAACCCAAATTACCAATAGAAGATATGCAACTCTTATCTATAGTCGAAACGTTAAATATATTTGGATTAAGAGCTAACTACATGCAGCAATTCAAAAATTATCTTTCAAATGAAGGACTTCATTCTGAGAATAAAACGTATGAAATTGTAATTCCCACAGTAAGGACAAATTATCCTAAAGAAAAGATAAAGACCATACGAGTAAAAAACAACTTAAATTTCTTAAAAGATGCTCCTGCTCCTGCTTTTAATCAGTATTTAGCTAAACCTATAATTTTGGATACTTATGGCAAAGTACAATTTGAGACATCCCTCAACTATAAAAAATATAATGGTGCTCAAAAAGAATTAGGTAAATTAGATAGTCGACATTATTTTGGGATGGATTTTGAGAAGATATATTTTGACTTATTAGATTATAAGAAAGAGAAGAAATATTGGAATGTAATCTTTTCTTTAAGTGACGTTGAAAAAATACTGAAAAATAATTCTTGGTATAAATTATATATTCCAAAAAGTGAATTGGCAGTAAAATTATTTAAAGACTTTGAAAGATTTAATAGAATCGGTCTGTCACTTATGAAAAAATATATTGATAAGATTTATACAGTCTCTAAGAAAAAGTTTGAAGCTCCCTTGTTAGAATACGCCCCCTTGCGTACAAATGATCCGAATTTTATTGATGAATATAATGTTATTATTGAAGACTATGAATCGTCTTTGAGTTCTAAAAATATGCTCGATAATCTTAGGGAAGCCATTATTAATGATCAATTTGAACAATATAAAGGTATTTCGAAAGTCCAAGGGTTAGAATGGATAGAACTTAAAGAATCATTATTTAATCCTTTATTTTACACCGCTAAAGATATTACAGATATAAAATTTGTGCCAACTTCTCTTGTTGAAAGTGAATGGCAATTTCTGAAATATTATCAAACATATAAGCTTAAACATGAACAATTTTTTAAACACCGTGAAATATATTTAATACGTAATGCTTCCAGAAAAGGAATAGGATTTTTTGATGATGAAGGATTTTATCCGGATTTTATAATGTGGGTTTTTGATCGTGAAAATGAGTATATCTTCTTTATAGAACCTCATAGTCTTCAATATGAAGATATAATTAATAGTGCTAAGATTAATTTTTCAGAAAAAATTAAGAGCCTACAAAATTCAATAAAAATATCTGAGGGGGAAAGACCAATATTAGAATCATTTATTATCTCTCCAACTCCTTACGAATCCTTATTTAATCCAAATGGTATTACGAAACAAGAACTTAATGACAAAAATGTGTTGTTCTTCGAGGACGGAGAATTTGTGATGGAACAAATTTTAGCAAAACTACATACTGATATTAACAGCTAA
- a CDS encoding site-specific DNA-methyltransferase: MNLEVKQDFINKLEDMFRFNQSNLNFGLYRVLNKKREIIYDFIHYDLFNIIEEAVGLDINKSEERQSFIYSHLLEFFSRYYDEGDFISQRRFKDGTYYIPYEGGETKYHWANYDQFYVKSSEDFSDYQFSTPRGEVLFKLLDVEIEENNNKGEDKEFHLIETPQIENPTIINDKLIVYFQYVNVKKAKQKKINKDILMKLEDIIINDSNFSEFHNLLHKPTKSALSRLEIELSTYTTKNTQDYFIHKNLKGFLELELENYIKNEIINLNDLDKDSFSATVSMVKAMSVVAKKLIEFLSQIEEFQKKLWLKKKFVVSTDYIITLDKIDDSFYPEIIKNKMQINQWRKDFAIDEILNNNPVDVDFLKNHRTLSIDTKFYDEVFKDKLIASFENIEEQIPGLLINSDNYQALNLLSKLYKNKVDTIYIDPPYNTDASQILYKNNYRHSSWMSLMADRINLGRKLLKRSGIQTTAIDDFELKELYSLLEMEFGRPNFAGIISVLSNPSGRPREGGIAQSHEYLLTYKNSEESKIGEFDRNEKQLKRYNKKDEKGPYEQRNLRRDGSNSDKEDGIKQWYPFFVDENTLEWRIPKLYWDDEIGEWRTHEQPNVHEQVIWPINDDNIEKNWRWSWEHVNRDRDEIYVLRQKSGLQMYYKFRPRSKGISPSSFWKETKYSAVEYGTKHLQKIIPRSVFNYPKSIHAVMDTLQITGMKNHDSVVLDYFAGSGTTGEAALQLMRKDNDNTVRRMILIEMGKYFESETKKRIAKSMYSEEWYKGKPKDRKGLSYAFKYQLFESYEDALNNIQFSNETIPTGQYKNKIEYDYLINYIFEYETKDSMTYLNIKYLSNPFKYQMNISERGEMTVRNIDLIETFNYLLGISLIKSYETKEFAITTTQDNLGKIVVSLEDGNDYKYKIIEGKIEDDIRVLVIWRTLDEDLILSDAVLKKVIQEYKIQLNNYNRIYINGDSSLKSIYQTEVFQIESTMKKEMFNMEGNI; the protein is encoded by the coding sequence ATGAATTTGGAGGTAAAACAAGATTTTATCAATAAGTTAGAGGACATGTTTAGATTTAATCAGTCAAATCTAAACTTTGGATTATATAGAGTTTTAAATAAAAAAAGAGAAATAATTTACGATTTTATACATTATGATTTATTTAACATAATAGAAGAAGCAGTAGGTTTAGATATAAATAAATCCGAAGAGCGTCAAAGCTTTATATATTCACATCTGTTAGAGTTTTTTTCTCGTTATTACGATGAAGGAGATTTTATTTCTCAAAGAAGGTTTAAAGATGGTACATACTACATACCATATGAAGGTGGAGAAACTAAATATCACTGGGCAAACTATGATCAATTTTATGTTAAGTCAAGTGAAGATTTTTCAGATTATCAATTTTCAACTCCAAGAGGAGAAGTGTTATTTAAACTACTTGATGTTGAAATAGAAGAAAATAATAATAAAGGGGAAGACAAAGAGTTTCATTTAATTGAAACCCCCCAAATTGAAAACCCAACTATTATTAATGATAAATTGATTGTATATTTTCAATATGTGAATGTAAAGAAAGCGAAACAAAAAAAGATTAATAAAGATATATTAATGAAGCTAGAAGATATTATTATAAATGATAGTAATTTTTCTGAGTTTCATAATTTACTTCATAAGCCTACTAAATCTGCTCTTTCAAGATTAGAAATTGAGTTGTCTACATATACAACTAAAAATACTCAAGATTACTTTATCCACAAAAATTTAAAAGGATTTCTTGAATTAGAGTTGGAAAATTACATTAAAAACGAAATTATTAATTTAAATGATTTAGATAAAGACAGTTTTTCTGCAACTGTATCTATGGTTAAGGCAATGTCTGTAGTTGCAAAAAAGTTGATTGAATTTCTAAGTCAGATTGAAGAGTTTCAAAAAAAATTATGGCTAAAGAAAAAATTTGTTGTATCTACTGATTATATAATAACTTTAGATAAAATTGATGATAGTTTTTATCCTGAGATTATTAAAAATAAAATGCAAATAAACCAATGGAGAAAAGATTTTGCAATTGATGAGATATTAAATAATAATCCTGTAGATGTCGACTTTTTAAAGAATCATAGAACTTTATCAATAGATACAAAGTTTTATGATGAAGTATTCAAAGATAAGCTAATAGCAAGTTTTGAAAATATTGAAGAACAAATACCAGGGCTGTTAATAAATAGCGATAATTACCAAGCCTTAAATCTTTTATCAAAATTGTATAAGAACAAGGTTGACACAATATATATAGATCCACCTTATAACACAGATGCTAGTCAAATTTTATATAAAAATAACTATCGTCACTCTTCATGGATGAGCTTAATGGCTGATAGAATTAATTTAGGTAGAAAGCTTTTAAAAAGAAGTGGGATACAAACTACAGCTATTGATGATTTTGAACTAAAGGAATTATATTCATTATTAGAAATGGAATTTGGTAGGCCAAACTTTGCAGGTATTATATCAGTACTAAGTAATCCAAGTGGTAGACCTAGAGAAGGTGGAATTGCTCAATCTCATGAATACCTACTTACTTATAAAAATTCGGAAGAATCTAAAATAGGTGAATTTGACCGCAATGAAAAGCAGTTGAAAAGATATAATAAAAAAGATGAAAAAGGACCATATGAACAACGTAATTTAAGAAGAGATGGTTCTAACTCCGATAAAGAAGATGGTATTAAACAATGGTACCCATTCTTTGTAGATGAGAACACTCTTGAGTGGCGCATTCCGAAATTATACTGGGATGATGAAATAGGAGAGTGGAGAACTCACGAACAACCAAATGTTCATGAACAGGTTATTTGGCCAATAAATGATGATAATATAGAAAAAAATTGGCGTTGGTCTTGGGAACATGTGAATAGAGATAGAGATGAAATATATGTATTAAGACAAAAGTCAGGGTTACAAATGTATTATAAATTCAGACCTAGATCTAAAGGTATTTCACCATCCTCTTTTTGGAAAGAAACAAAGTATTCTGCAGTAGAATATGGCACTAAGCATCTGCAAAAAATTATTCCTAGAAGTGTATTTAACTACCCCAAATCTATTCATGCAGTAATGGATACGTTACAAATAACTGGAATGAAGAATCATGATTCTGTAGTATTAGATTATTTTGCAGGGTCAGGAACAACAGGAGAGGCAGCTCTTCAATTAATGAGAAAAGACAATGACAATACTGTTAGAAGAATGATTCTAATTGAAATGGGAAAGTATTTTGAAAGCGAAACAAAGAAAAGAATTGCCAAAAGTATGTATTCTGAAGAATGGTATAAAGGTAAGCCTAAAGATAGAAAAGGTTTATCCTACGCTTTTAAGTATCAACTATTTGAATCCTATGAAGATGCATTGAATAATATTCAGTTTTCTAATGAAACCATTCCTACAGGTCAATATAAAAATAAAATAGAATACGACTACCTTATAAATTATATTTTTGAATATGAGACAAAAGATAGTATGACATATTTAAATATAAAATATCTTAGCAATCCATTTAAATATCAAATGAATATTTCGGAAAGAGGAGAAATGACTGTAAGAAATATAGATTTGATAGAAACTTTTAATTACCTTCTAGGTATAAGTTTAATTAAATCTTATGAAACAAAAGAGTTTGCTATTACCACTACTCAAGATAATTTAGGTAAAATCGTTGTATCATTAGAAGATGGTAATGATTACAAATATAAAATAATTGAAGGAAAGATCGAAGATGATATTAGAGTATTAGTGATTTGGAGAACACTGGATGAAGATCTAATACTTAGTGATGCAGTTTTAAAGAAAGTTATTCAAGAATATAAGATTCAATTAAACAACTATAATAGAATCTATATAAATGGAGATTCTAGCTTAAAAAGCATTTATCAAACTGAAGTTTTTCAAATTGAATCTACAATGAAAAAAGAAATGTTTAATATGGAGGGTAATATTTGA